The DNA window GTACCACTCGTGTTCTGATTAcaaggaaaaatttctccatggAGAGAAACTTACCTATAAGTGGGATGCCACGGTGGCGTAGTATCTCAAATCAATGGTGCACTACCATGTGTAAAAGTTATAAAAACATGGCGGTTTTGGTTGGGATACCGCCACGGTGAAATCTGAGTTGGAGGTAAGTTCTTATCGGCAGGGATCCAAGATTCTGTAGATTCTGACAGAATGTTGCAACCCGAGTGTCAGACTTTCAGACTCGGAATTTATCCAGTCATGTGTGCATATATGaagcttttcttttctttatagtTTACCGGGCGTCTATTTGGTTCATTTAATAATGTGTTCTCTACTGCTAGCAGACAATAGCTTCTGTGGTAGTACATATTGTTTGAGTCAGCGATCAGATAATTATATGGTATATAATTCACTAAATTTCTTTGGTTCTGGCTTGTATAGGAACCTTTCGGATGTGTTTTGGGAAGCAATATCCACACGCCAGGTTCTTTCACTGTATCAGGGACTCGAAACAAAAAGCCTGCAATCCTTCATTGCTCAGTTTGTTTATTTTTACGGGTATAGCTATTTCAAAAGACTATATGTGGAAACAAGTGGTGTTAAATCAATAGGGACGAGAGCAAACTTAGTCCTTGCAGCTGCTGCCGGAGCTTGCACTGCCATTTTAACTCAGGTGAACCCTTTGTGTACAGTTCATCGCACTTTTGATTCTATTCTGATGGTGAAATGGCGTATAGGAAGATTATGGATTTATTCATATTGGTTTAGTGACTGGAATTTAATGACTGTCTGTTCTACGTCTGTGTAGCCTTTGGATACAGCCTCGTCAAGGATGCAGACAAGTGCCTTTGGAAAATCCAAAGGATTGTGGAAGACCCTTACAGATGGCAGCTGGATTGATGCATTTGATGGTCTTGGAATCTCCCTGTTGCTGACCGCAAACCCTGCAATTCAGGTAGTTGTCTTGTCATTTTTTATCTAAAATTACTGATTTTGTTGCCATAAGTCTCTAGAAtttaagttttaccttcaactCAAAATATTTAAGATGGTAACTGAAGCTGAAACTGAAATTGTTATTTACTTCAGTATACGGTGTTCGATCAGCTAAAACTCAGACTCTTGAAAGGGAAAGATAAATCGGGCAAGGGTTCATCGCCAGAAGCCCTTTCTGCCTTCACAGCATTTGTTTTAGGTGCAGTCTCGAAGACTGTTGCCACCGTTCTGACCTATCCTGCCATCAGGTACATATTGCTCTCACAAATTCCATCTTATTTACAAGGTTGACCCATGGAATCAATTGAAATATTTGCTCACTACAGGTGTAAGGTCATGATCCAAGCTGCTGACGAAGATGAtggaaaaaccaaaaacccccGGCCAAAGTCCAGCAAAACGATTCCAGCAGTCCTATGCGCTATATGGAAAAGGGAAGGGATTCTCGGCTTCTTCAAGGGATTGCATGCTCAGATCTTGAAGACTGTCCTGAGCTCAGCATTGCTTCTGATGATCAAGGAAAAGATCTCCGCCGCTACTTGGGTTCTTCTACTTTCAATCAGAAGGTCTCTATTGCTCACAAGGGGCAGACTAAAAAGTGCTTGATTGCAATTGTGTCGACAAGAATTTGCAGAATTCACATGTAAATTAGGTGGGAGTTTTATCTGCTTACCTGAAATGAATGTACCCTTTGAATTCGGGgtactaaggccatctccaaccaatcCGGCCAGAGGGGCTCGTACTTTTGCAATAAAGCAGTTTTGTTTGTTAGAGGAGAAGGATGGTTCAGGCCTTGCTTCAAAGATGGTGGCCTTGTCAATCTGTTGGAGCTTAGTATTTAGGATGAAAAACTTTTATTCAGAGAAATAATGTAGCGCAGAAATTTTGGTCTGCAAAAATAttgatttataaattttaactgTGTTAGATTTATTACCCTTGGAAATGTGATTTACTGATAGTAATTTTATTTGTGAATTCTGTTCAACTAATGTTAGAGCTAATCAGTTAcctaattattttgtttaaaaaaaaaaagagtgaaaaatgaCATCAGATTGAGAGCCAAAAGAACAGGGAAATCAGGAATATCTAATTTATTAATTCTTATACAAGCGATATTGGGGGTTTGGAATCAAACTCATGACCAAAGAaatgcaaataaataaaaatatcttaaaattcaataaattaagcacaaaaaaaaaagtgaaaatgcGAGAATAAAAACGTATACAAGAAATCTGTAAGATAATTATATTTATGTAGGTAGGATGAAACTTAAGTTGTTAAGAGTATTTATTCATGTACCTGATATCTTGTGCACCAAAGAACGAATATATATGCAAATTGGAAGCGAGTTCAATTGGCTAGAGTATTGTACCATCCTTTTGCTCCCAATTTGAATCGTTATTTTATAGCTTAGATTAGAATATTTGCTTGaatcacaagaaaaaaaaaagttttgcaatGACCTTGTAACTAATTAGCTCAACTTGTTAAAGCCGTTTAACAAACATACACTTGAAGTCGTGTGTTCGAATCTATTAAGTCCAATTGAACTTAGACCCAGCCAAAGCAAGAGAAGGCCAAACCTAtatccaattttttgtttttatttcttttcttttttggtccaagtttttattttttttttcaaatctcaCCTCCTCACCAATTTCATATTTGTCTCATGTGAGaaaaatattatgaattattTTTTGCTATGCCCCTTTTAACTTTACTTCAATCTCAATTTATCCTtccaacattttttttagtacattaatattttacactaaaaaaataaaagttcgGTTAAATCATACAATAAATAAtctaatttgatatcaaattcattATTCATGAGATTCGAACAAAAATCTCTAACGAAGAAGAGAAATAACATATTTGTCACcctcaatttaatttaaaagagcaaaaaaataataaggaCGACGCGCTACTCCAAGTCGCCAACAGCACCGAGAGATCTCATCTGAGCGAGAGGGCACGGAcacgaggaggaggaagaagaagaagcggaGAGAGGGCAAGATGATGTCCGGAAATTATACCAGCATTGACAACCAGAACGTCTCGGGATCTGTTCCTGCTGTAAGTAGtatattcaatttcaaatatacgtatatttatacatatatttattGTATATATATTGATGTTTGTGATGAAATGATGTTGGATAATTTTGCAGGCGGTTCCAGATCCAGGCCACCTCACCGTCAAATTCCAAGGTACAATTCGTGTTTCTACTTTTGAGCTCTGGAAATTAGTGATTAGTTTTGTGGAATTTCAGTACCTTTTGTTTGGTTGGCGCgaaattggaaggaaaataaTGCTAAACCTGATTAGATTTAGGATTAATCAGCTACGAATCGATGCGTATATGTGTTTTAGTATTTTGTTTAGCTGTTGGAAATTGATGCAGGAAACGAATAGGGAAATCGAATCCtaattttcttgcattttctcaGCAATCAAACGTCTTTTGTTTAGGTTAAATTTTCAGTTGAAAGTTTAGAATTTTATTGCCAAAGGGCTTTATCGATTAGTGTATCGAAAGAATAAACCTCTGATCGGCTGAGTTTAATGTAACTAACTTCCAGCTTAATTGCTATGTTTAGAGTTTCTGGGTGTAAagttctctaattttttttatttattattgtaaTAAGAGTGTGATTTAAACTGATGCAGATTCAAGCCTTCAGACGTTTCCTCCATCTGGGACGCAAGGGAAGATCGCTGGTGGTGCCCTCCCTCCTCGTGATGCCGATGgtacattttaattttatatatggAATTTGGCGAACCATGCTCTGTCTTGATATGTGACTTTCTGATGTTGTTTCTGCTATCTAGTCCAATGAAAACAATCTTTGGATCCAATACCTAATGGCTTTTAAAAACTAAGTTTAAAGTCTTGGAGACAATGGTTTGAAGATGTAGGATGATAGGACGTCGTGCTTTTCCATTGTAGTTCTATGAGTATGAGTTTAAGTATAGGCCACTGAACACTTTGAGGTGTTAAACTTTACGATAAGAC is part of the Malus domestica chromosome 12, GDT2T_hap1 genome and encodes:
- the LOC103413960 gene encoding peroxisomal adenine nucleotide carrier 1, encoding MGLDLDLESISEATSGAVGSLVSTTLLYPLDTCKTRYQAEVRGNGQAKYRNLSDVFWEAISTRQVLSLYQGLETKSLQSFIAQFVYFYGYSYFKRLYVETSGVKSIGTRANLVLAAAAGACTAILTQPLDTASSRMQTSAFGKSKGLWKTLTDGSWIDAFDGLGISLLLTANPAIQYTVFDQLKLRLLKGKDKSGKGSSPEALSAFTAFVLGAVSKTVATVLTYPAIRCKVMIQAADEDDGKTKNPRPKSSKTIPAVLCAIWKREGILGFFKGLHAQILKTVLSSALLLMIKEKISAATWVLLLSIRRSLLLTRGRLKSA